One genomic window of Tatumella citrea includes the following:
- the pfkA gene encoding 6-phosphofructokinase: MIKKIGVLTSGGDSPGMNAAIRGVVRAGLGEGLEVFGIYDGYLGLYEDRMVSLDRYSVSDMINRGGTFLGSARFPEFREESTRQIAIENMKKRGLDALVVIGGDGSYMGAKRLTEMGFPCIGLPGTIDNDVAGTDYTIGYHTALETVVEAIDRLRDTSSSHQRISIVEVMGRHCGDLTLSAAIAGGCEFFVVPEIPYTREELVTEIKAGIAKGKKHAIVAITELICDASELARYIEKETGRETRATVLGHIQRGGAPCAYDRILASRMGTYAIDLLLQGYGGRCVGVQNEKMVHHDIIDAIENMKRPFRKDMLDTAKRLY; this comes from the coding sequence ATGATCAAAAAAATCGGTGTATTAACCAGCGGTGGGGATTCCCCTGGTATGAATGCGGCTATCCGTGGCGTGGTCCGGGCTGGACTGGGCGAAGGACTGGAAGTTTTTGGGATCTATGATGGTTATCTGGGTCTGTATGAAGACCGGATGGTAAGCCTGGACCGTTATAGTGTCTCCGATATGATCAACCGTGGTGGGACATTTCTGGGGTCTGCCCGCTTTCCTGAATTCCGTGAAGAATCAACCCGCCAGATTGCTATTGAAAATATGAAGAAACGCGGTCTGGATGCGCTGGTAGTGATCGGTGGTGACGGCTCTTATATGGGAGCCAAACGACTGACCGAGATGGGATTCCCTTGTATCGGGCTACCGGGAACCATCGACAACGATGTTGCCGGTACTGACTACACCATCGGTTACCATACTGCACTTGAGACAGTGGTAGAAGCTATAGACAGGCTGCGCGATACCTCTTCTTCCCATCAGCGAATCTCAATCGTCGAAGTGATGGGTCGCCATTGTGGTGATTTGACATTGTCTGCGGCGATTGCTGGTGGATGTGAGTTTTTTGTGGTCCCGGAAATCCCTTATACCCGTGAAGAGCTGGTGACAGAGATTAAAGCCGGGATCGCCAAAGGAAAAAAACACGCGATTGTAGCGATTACTGAGCTGATTTGTGATGCCAGTGAACTGGCTCGCTATATTGAAAAAGAGACCGGACGCGAAACCCGGGCTACCGTTCTGGGACATATCCAGAGAGGCGGTGCACCCTGTGCCTATGACCGTATTCTTGCTTCGCGGATGGGAACCTATGCCATTGACCTGTTACTGCAGGGTTATGGTGGGCGTTGTGTCGGTGTGCAGAACGAAAAAATGGTACACCATGACATTATTGATGCCATCGAGAATATGAAACGGCCTTTCCGTAAGGATATGCTCGATACTGCTAAAAGATTGTATTGA
- a CDS encoding sulfate ABC transporter substrate-binding protein produces MKKWHVGLALLLVSGSTLAKDIQLLNVSYDPTREFYEQYNKAFSAHYKQETGDNVVIRQSHGGSGKQATSVINGIKADVVTLALQSDVDAIANSGRINPGWIKKLPDNSAPYTSTIVFLVRKGNPKNIHDWNDLIKPGISIITPNPKTSGGARWNYLAAWGYALDHNDGSQEKAQAFVKALFKNVTVQDSGARGATNTFAERGLGDVLIAWENEAYLAKNKLKDQQFEIITPSESILAEPTVAVVDKVVDERGTRKVAEDYLKYLYSPVGQKIAAENYYRPRDPAVAKEFANEFKPIKLFTIDGKFGGWTAAQKTHFSDGGTYDQIMKP; encoded by the coding sequence ATGAAAAAGTGGCATGTTGGATTAGCATTACTTTTAGTATCCGGCAGTACGCTGGCGAAGGATATTCAGTTACTGAATGTCTCTTATGATCCGACCAGAGAATTTTATGAGCAGTACAACAAAGCGTTTAGTGCTCATTATAAGCAGGAAACTGGTGATAATGTGGTGATCCGCCAGTCGCATGGCGGTTCAGGAAAACAGGCAACTTCGGTGATCAACGGTATCAAAGCCGACGTGGTGACACTGGCTTTGCAGTCCGATGTTGATGCTATTGCTAACAGCGGCAGAATTAACCCGGGCTGGATTAAAAAGCTGCCGGATAACTCCGCTCCTTATACTTCAACAATCGTTTTCCTGGTACGCAAAGGCAACCCCAAGAATATTCATGACTGGAATGATTTAATCAAACCAGGCATTTCGATTATCACACCTAACCCTAAAACGTCTGGCGGGGCTCGCTGGAACTATCTGGCTGCCTGGGGTTATGCCCTGGATCATAACGATGGTTCTCAGGAAAAAGCTCAGGCGTTTGTCAAAGCGCTGTTTAAAAATGTCACTGTTCAGGATTCCGGTGCCCGTGGAGCAACTAATACCTTTGCTGAACGCGGACTGGGCGATGTGCTGATTGCCTGGGAAAATGAGGCATATCTGGCCAAAAATAAATTAAAAGACCAGCAGTTTGAAATTATTACTCCAAGCGAGTCTATCCTGGCTGAACCGACAGTGGCTGTCGTTGATAAGGTGGTGGACGAGCGCGGGACCCGTAAAGTAGCTGAAGATTATCTGAAATATCTTTATTCACCGGTAGGGCAAAAAATCGCCGCGGAAAACTACTATCGTCCGCGTGATCCGGCGGTGGCAAAAGAATTCGCTAATGAATTTAAGCCAATTAAGCTGTTCACTATCGATGGTAAATTTGGTGGCTGGACAGCCGCTCAGAAAACCCACTTCAGTGACGGCGGTACTTACGACCAGATTATGAAGCCATAA
- a CDS encoding fimbrial biogenesis usher protein, translating to MMKILKYNAIRTVTSGLNIITAMLLATPILSHAESYFNTQFLSDDPGEVADITRFIDSGSSVPPGTYTVDIYLNDNFVMTRDINFVYPNKSSAEKNKGQKGLLPCLDNSWLTRFGVMVNDDTLKKETAGEKCLFITNVVPSSSTEFDVKKLRLNVNIPQAFLKGTERGYIPPEQWDEGINALLFNYNFNGDRSSYGDSYFLSLMSGMNLGVWRVRNNSSWSRYSSSEGSYSQWNNINTYIERDIIPLKGQFVAGDSDSGNDVFDSNSFRGIRFYSSDSMYPDSMQGYAPTVRGVAKTNAKVVVRQNGYTVYQTYVPPGPFELKDINPQMTSGNLEVTVEEKDGTVQKYVQPYSTVPVLQRENRVKYDVVVGRFRSGISEQDNPFYSQATLLYGLSHGYTLYGGSQMSNHYNSFALGLGVNIGEWGATSFDFTQSGTTLSDGSHRTGQSLRFLYAKSMETLGTTVRLLGYRYSTRGFYTLSDSTYKNMSGYDYSSLDNGPDGIKNTPSGYYNLRNTRKGNLQVNINQRLGDYGSVYITGSEQTYWNTSSKDRYYQAGYTSGWKGISYTVAWSYNQVRDMNTSERMLSFNVSVPLSLFSGGYSYKARAIDSMFATFSANHSTSGGTQWNAGLGGTALADRNLSYSISQGHSGQSGETGAINTNYRGTYGSSSLGYNYSQTYHSLNYGLSGGIIVHGNGITFGQPLGTTNVLIKAAGADGAKIQNQTGVKTDWRGYTYQPYATAYRNNRVALDLNSLDDHTDIQDNVRNVVPTKGAVVRADFHALRGYRALFNIKKDNGSPIPFGSMVSEADGRASGIISDNGQVYLNGLSEQGTLKVKWGSGNNESCSVSYALSADEIKQSIIRRNFTCDK from the coding sequence ATGATGAAAATATTAAAATATAATGCAATTCGGACAGTGACGTCCGGACTCAATATCATTACAGCCATGCTGCTGGCTACACCTATTTTAAGTCATGCGGAATCTTATTTTAATACTCAGTTTTTGAGTGATGATCCGGGAGAAGTAGCTGATATTACCCGGTTTATCGACTCAGGTTCATCAGTACCTCCGGGAACCTATACCGTTGATATTTACCTGAATGATAATTTTGTCATGACGCGTGATATCAATTTTGTTTATCCGAACAAGTCATCGGCAGAGAAAAATAAAGGGCAAAAAGGCCTGTTACCCTGCCTGGATAACTCATGGCTCACCCGGTTTGGGGTGATGGTGAATGATGACACACTCAAAAAAGAAACTGCAGGTGAAAAATGCCTGTTTATCACCAATGTGGTGCCTTCGTCGTCTACAGAGTTTGATGTTAAAAAATTGAGACTAAACGTCAATATCCCGCAGGCATTTCTTAAAGGTACGGAAAGAGGATACATTCCACCGGAACAATGGGATGAAGGCATTAATGCGTTACTGTTTAACTATAACTTTAACGGTGACAGAAGCTCTTATGGTGATTCTTACTTCCTGAGCCTGATGAGTGGCATGAATTTAGGTGTATGGCGTGTCAGAAACAATAGTTCATGGAGTCGTTATTCATCTTCTGAAGGGAGTTATTCGCAGTGGAATAACATTAATACTTACATTGAGCGGGATATTATACCGTTGAAAGGTCAGTTTGTGGCGGGTGACAGTGATTCCGGAAATGATGTTTTCGACAGCAATTCATTTCGTGGTATCCGGTTCTATTCTTCAGACAGCATGTACCCGGATTCTATGCAGGGGTATGCGCCTACGGTTCGTGGTGTCGCAAAAACCAATGCCAAAGTTGTCGTCAGGCAGAATGGTTATACGGTTTATCAGACCTACGTCCCACCGGGTCCGTTTGAGCTGAAAGATATTAACCCGCAAATGACCAGTGGAAATCTGGAAGTCACTGTTGAAGAAAAAGACGGTACGGTACAGAAATATGTACAGCCATATTCTACGGTACCGGTATTACAGCGAGAAAACCGGGTTAAGTATGATGTAGTGGTCGGGCGTTTTCGTAGTGGTATCAGCGAGCAGGATAACCCGTTTTATAGCCAGGCTACGTTGTTATACGGCCTGTCTCACGGATATACGCTGTATGGCGGAAGCCAGATGAGCAACCACTATAATTCTTTTGCCCTGGGTTTAGGGGTGAATATCGGTGAGTGGGGGGCTACATCGTTTGATTTTACTCAGTCAGGTACCACTCTGAGTGATGGAAGCCATAGAACCGGGCAATCGTTAAGATTTTTGTACGCAAAATCGATGGAAACCTTAGGAACAACCGTCAGATTGCTGGGTTATCGTTATTCTACCCGTGGATTTTATACACTCAGTGACTCGACCTATAAAAATATGTCGGGTTATGACTATTCATCTCTGGATAATGGTCCTGACGGTATAAAAAACACACCTTCCGGTTATTATAATTTACGAAATACCCGTAAAGGGAATTTGCAGGTTAATATAAACCAGCGGCTGGGCGATTATGGGTCGGTATATATTACCGGCTCAGAGCAAACCTACTGGAATACGAGTTCTAAAGATCGATATTATCAGGCGGGATATACTTCTGGCTGGAAAGGTATTTCATATACCGTTGCCTGGTCTTACAACCAGGTACGTGATATGAATACCAGTGAACGGATGTTGTCATTCAACGTGTCGGTTCCATTATCGTTATTTAGTGGTGGCTATTCTTACAAGGCGCGGGCTATAGATAGTATGTTCGCTACTTTCAGTGCCAACCACAGTACCAGTGGGGGTACCCAATGGAATGCAGGTCTGGGTGGTACAGCGTTAGCTGATCGTAATCTGAGTTATAGCATTAGTCAGGGACACAGTGGACAAAGTGGTGAAACAGGTGCGATAAACACGAATTATCGTGGTACTTACGGTTCCTCGAGCCTGGGTTATAATTATAGCCAGACCTATCACAGTCTGAATTATGGTTTATCTGGTGGGATAATTGTTCACGGTAATGGAATTACCTTTGGGCAGCCACTGGGTACGACGAATGTACTGATAAAAGCGGCTGGTGCTGACGGGGCAAAAATTCAAAATCAGACCGGAGTGAAAACTGACTGGCGCGGATATACTTATCAACCTTATGCCACAGCATATCGTAATAATCGGGTGGCACTTGACTTAAACTCTCTGGATGATCATACCGATATTCAGGATAACGTGCGTAATGTTGTTCCAACTAAAGGTGCAGTGGTCCGGGCCGATTTCCATGCTCTGCGAGGTTACAGGGCATTATTCAATATTAAGAAAGACAATGGGTCACCAATCCCCTTTGGTTCTATGGTCTCAGAAGCAGACGGCAGAGCTTCCGGTATTATCAGTGATAATGGCCAGGTTTATCTTAATGGACTGAGTGAGCAGGGAACGCTGAAAGTTAAATGGGGAAGCGGGAATAATGAAAGCTGCTCTGTAAGTTATGCTCTTTCTGCGGATGAAATAAAACAAAGTATCATTCGTCGTAATTTCACCTGCGATAAATAA
- a CDS encoding CDP-diacylglycerol diphosphatase, with the protein MKSSGKAKLWLAIGSVIILMAALIFLAHRFEDHSDVLWKFVSQQCVPNMEKNHLPAPCEKVDLSAGYVLFKDRVGPLQYLLMPVSKITGIESPRLLENHTANFFALAWHERHLLSDKNHSPVRDSDLAMTINSKSGRTQNQLHIHMSCLRADIAQQLARLSPGLTEKWQPLTLRSHPYLIRTLTMTELDQQSVFLRIAHEIPGAAGQMGDYGLALTALPDGRLVLLALKKQLLKGNTGSAEELQDHQCGILKTDNGAGAPLNR; encoded by the coding sequence ATGAAATCTTCAGGAAAGGCAAAATTATGGCTGGCCATCGGATCGGTGATTATTCTGATGGCAGCTTTAATATTTCTGGCCCACCGGTTTGAAGATCATTCTGATGTTTTATGGAAGTTTGTCAGCCAGCAATGTGTTCCCAATATGGAAAAAAACCACCTGCCGGCGCCCTGTGAAAAAGTGGATTTGTCTGCGGGTTATGTTCTGTTTAAAGACAGGGTCGGACCATTACAATATCTGCTGATGCCAGTCAGTAAGATCACCGGCATTGAAAGCCCCCGGTTACTCGAAAATCACACCGCTAACTTTTTTGCCCTTGCCTGGCATGAGCGCCATTTACTCTCTGATAAAAATCATTCGCCAGTCCGCGATAGCGACCTGGCTATGACGATTAATTCAAAGTCAGGAAGGACGCAAAATCAACTGCATATACACATGTCCTGCCTGCGGGCAGATATTGCACAACAGCTGGCGAGACTCAGTCCCGGGCTGACTGAAAAGTGGCAACCTTTGACTCTGCGTTCGCATCCTTATCTGATCAGAACTCTGACAATGACCGAACTGGATCAGCAGAGTGTATTTTTGCGTATTGCACATGAAATTCCAGGCGCTGCCGGGCAGATGGGAGATTATGGCCTGGCACTGACGGCTCTGCCGGATGGCCGACTGGTATTACTGGCCTTAAAGAAACAGTTACTTAAAGGTAATACGGGGTCAGCGGAGGAGTTACAGGATCATCAGTGCGGAATATTAAAAACTGACAACGGCGCTGGCGCGCCGTTGAACAGATAA
- a CDS encoding fimbrial protein encodes MSAINLDAFSWYFGPNGMVIDTASASVILPGPFCWDGSKCGIAIGVQVRPVSGSSNNYWFIQSQGTPASFTSDTAVSVINSLAGKTVSGTSGLNTPGSTVKACLYSYNKTSSSEGYSIIPSGVCGGGYIPPIPVPTNCDLSMDNSMMDFGDISSAAFLNAGAGGKPSGTEVQQRTLNVSCSSPQASLAYLRMTTDNVSGNMLVSSNKDVGFLMSAGENDPTVSPLTPNSSTSSYPLTLDSAGKATVTIKAVPVSVTGKKPVAGTFTSHALLDISWD; translated from the coding sequence GTGAGTGCCATAAATCTGGATGCCTTTTCCTGGTATTTTGGACCTAATGGAATGGTTATTGATACTGCATCTGCATCGGTGATTCTTCCCGGACCTTTTTGCTGGGATGGGTCAAAATGTGGTATTGCTATCGGAGTTCAGGTCAGACCTGTCAGTGGTAGCAGCAACAACTACTGGTTTATTCAAAGCCAGGGGACTCCGGCCAGTTTTACTTCTGATACTGCGGTTTCAGTCATTAATAGCCTGGCAGGAAAAACTGTGAGTGGAACCTCTGGGTTAAATACTCCGGGTTCGACGGTTAAAGCCTGTCTGTACTCCTATAACAAAACATCTTCATCAGAGGGGTATAGTATTATTCCTTCCGGCGTTTGCGGTGGTGGTTATATTCCGCCTATTCCCGTGCCGACCAATTGTGACCTGAGCATGGATAATAGCATGATGGATTTTGGTGATATTTCTTCAGCGGCATTTTTAAATGCCGGTGCAGGCGGAAAACCTTCCGGAACCGAAGTACAGCAGCGTACACTGAATGTTTCCTGCAGTTCCCCTCAGGCATCACTGGCATATTTGCGGATGACTACGGATAATGTTTCGGGGAACATGCTGGTTTCTTCGAACAAAGACGTCGGTTTTTTGATGAGTGCCGGAGAAAATGATCCTACAGTCAGTCCTCTGACCCCAAATTCCTCCACATCGAGCTATCCGTTGACCCTGGACAGTGCAGGCAAAGCGACTGTCACCATTAAAGCCGTCCCGGTGAGTGTGACCGGGAAGAAACCGGTCGCCGGAACTTTTACCAGCCATGCCTTACTGGATATCTCCTGGGACTAA
- a CDS encoding fimbrial protein: MRIHYVLKWLFCTVIGLIPLTGNTASADIVLRGNVTEQTCAASAGSDNFSVDLGSWPSPTLNGAAGKVTTEKPFSIQLEGCPAVAISIIFTGAIADGSSDLLAIDSGTDTAKNVAIELLNSDMSRLGLSDASKPVTADPDGNARFNFYARYISTASQVSAGQANASSVFTLNYN; encoded by the coding sequence ATGAGGATACACTATGTATTGAAGTGGCTGTTCTGTACTGTGATTGGGTTAATTCCGCTGACGGGCAATACAGCCAGTGCTGATATTGTCCTGAGGGGGAATGTGACAGAACAGACCTGTGCGGCCTCTGCCGGCAGTGATAATTTTTCGGTAGATCTCGGCAGCTGGCCGTCACCAACTCTGAATGGGGCCGCAGGTAAGGTAACCACAGAAAAGCCGTTTTCAATACAGCTGGAAGGCTGTCCGGCGGTCGCCATCAGTATTATCTTTACCGGCGCCATAGCGGATGGGAGTAGTGATTTATTAGCGATTGATAGCGGTACAGATACTGCTAAAAACGTTGCCATTGAGTTGCTGAATAGTGATATGAGTCGGCTGGGGCTATCTGATGCATCCAAACCAGTCACGGCTGATCCAGACGGTAATGCCCGATTTAATTTTTATGCCCGCTATATCAGCACAGCAAGTCAGGTTAGTGCTGGTCAGGCGAACGCCAGTTCGGTGTTTACTTTGAATTATAACTGA
- a CDS encoding fimbria/pilus periplasmic chaperone, which yields MPININKHSLRRVLKGVIGGLMLTALLPSAVFAAGGVSLGATRVIYDQSDKQTSLAIVNTDQKSRYLVQSWVEDKNEKKTSDFIITPPLFVIDKNSENTIRIIKVNDSLPKDRESVYWLNVKAIPEVSKESVDGKNVLQLAILTRIKIFVRPTKLTMASSQAPGKLTYSVQGNKITIKNPTPYFVNMVNITVGGKSIDAIMASPMSNTTATIPAGTSGAVKFSAISDFGAVSAQMTATPEK from the coding sequence ATGCCTATTAATATCAACAAACATAGTTTAAGGAGAGTTTTAAAGGGAGTTATTGGCGGGCTGATGCTGACTGCATTGCTGCCATCGGCCGTATTTGCTGCTGGCGGTGTTTCGTTAGGCGCAACGCGGGTAATTTATGATCAATCAGACAAGCAGACATCACTGGCTATAGTCAATACCGATCAGAAAAGCCGTTACCTGGTTCAGTCCTGGGTAGAAGATAAAAATGAGAAGAAAACGTCAGATTTTATTATTACTCCGCCTTTATTTGTAATTGATAAAAATAGTGAGAACACTATCCGGATCATAAAAGTCAATGACAGTCTGCCTAAAGACAGAGAATCTGTTTACTGGCTGAACGTCAAAGCTATTCCTGAAGTCAGCAAAGAAAGCGTTGACGGTAAAAACGTGCTTCAGTTAGCTATCCTGACCAGAATTAAAATCTTCGTCCGTCCGACAAAACTGACGATGGCTTCCTCACAAGCTCCGGGCAAGCTGACATACTCTGTACAGGGCAACAAAATAACCATAAAAAACCCGACCCCATATTTTGTCAATATGGTCAATATTACCGTTGGCGGGAAAAGTATTGATGCCATTATGGCCTCACCAATGAGTAACACAACAGCAACAATACCTGCCGGTACATCCGGAGCGGTGAAGTTTAGCGCCATCAGTGATTTTGGTGCTGTCTCTGCGCAGATGACTGCGACACCTGAAAAATAA
- the tpiA gene encoding triose-phosphate isomerase, which translates to MRHPLVMGNWKLNGSKHMTDELIAGLRKALSGVDGCGVAIAPPVVYLGQAKHAVSGSHIALGAQNVDVNLSGAFTGEVSAEMLKDIGAKYIIIGHSERRTYHKESDELIAKKFAVLKEAGLTPVLCIGETEAENEAGKTEEVCARQIDAVLNTQGAEAFKDTVIAYEPVWAIGTGKSATPAQAQAVHKFIRQHIAKKDPAIAEQVIIQYGGSVNDKNAAELFTQPDIDGALVGGASLKADAFAVIVNAAAAAKKAV; encoded by the coding sequence ATGCGACATCCATTAGTTATGGGTAACTGGAAGCTGAATGGTAGTAAACATATGACTGACGAGTTGATTGCCGGTCTGCGTAAAGCATTATCAGGTGTGGATGGTTGTGGTGTAGCCATTGCCCCACCCGTTGTTTATCTCGGCCAGGCTAAACATGCCGTTTCTGGCAGTCATATTGCTCTCGGTGCGCAGAACGTTGATGTTAACCTTTCCGGTGCATTTACAGGCGAAGTCTCCGCAGAAATGCTGAAAGATATTGGTGCCAAATACATCATTATCGGTCACTCTGAACGTCGTACTTATCACAAAGAAAGCGATGAACTGATCGCTAAAAAATTCGCTGTCCTTAAAGAAGCTGGCCTGACTCCGGTACTGTGCATTGGTGAAACCGAAGCAGAAAACGAAGCCGGTAAAACTGAAGAAGTCTGTGCCCGCCAGATTGATGCAGTACTGAATACCCAGGGCGCAGAAGCGTTTAAAGATACTGTCATTGCCTATGAACCTGTCTGGGCTATCGGCACTGGTAAATCAGCTACTCCGGCCCAGGCCCAGGCTGTACATAAATTCATCCGTCAGCATATTGCTAAAAAAGACCCTGCGATTGCTGAACAGGTAATCATTCAGTACGGCGGTTCCGTAAATGATAAAAATGCGGCAGAGCTCTTCACTCAGCCTGACATTGACGGTGCGCTGGTAGGTGGTGCGTCACTGAAAGCTGATGCTTTCGCAGTGATTGTTAATGCAGCAGCGGCGGCAAAAAAAGCCGTTTGA
- a CDS encoding DUF1454 family protein produces the protein MKHRICRWLACCMLLTAGSAVFADPPTASKIAPYVQPGAPVFSDTIPQFREKFNTMNPDTPLPEYRTVDTGQVQNTVVLAVSKINDSLYSSTALEPGTGKIKSLQMTWVPLHGAGEKESRDLAFHYMAALIRFFSPQLTEQTSDRKLESLLKAAKINIPYFDAEGALRYVISDQGDKGLTLAIEPVRLMLNNS, from the coding sequence ATGAAACACAGGATATGTCGTTGGTTAGCCTGCTGTATGTTGTTAACGGCAGGTAGTGCTGTGTTTGCCGATCCCCCCACCGCGTCAAAGATTGCTCCCTACGTTCAGCCAGGAGCACCGGTTTTCAGCGATACCATCCCGCAGTTCCGGGAAAAATTCAACACTATGAATCCGGACACGCCGTTACCGGAATACCGTACAGTAGATACCGGTCAGGTGCAGAATACTGTTGTGCTGGCAGTCAGTAAGATCAACGACTCGTTGTATTCATCGACCGCACTCGAACCCGGAACAGGAAAGATAAAATCGCTGCAAATGACCTGGGTCCCCCTCCACGGGGCCGGTGAAAAAGAGTCCAGGGATCTGGCATTTCATTATATGGCCGCTCTTATCCGCTTTTTTTCACCACAACTCACTGAACAAACCAGCGACAGGAAACTCGAATCTCTGCTAAAGGCCGCGAAAATAAACATCCCCTATTTTGATGCCGAAGGCGCATTGCGGTATGTCATCTCAGATCAGGGAGATAAAGGTCTGACGCTGGCGATTGAACCCGTCAGGCTAATGCTGAATAACTCCTGA
- the fieF gene encoding CDF family cation-efflux transporter FieF (FieF, a metal efflux transporter, is a member of the CDF (cation diffusion facilitator) family of transporters.), producing MENTYAKLVTTAAIAATVLASLLLIIKIIAWWYTGSVSVLAALVDSLVDIGASLTNLLVVRYSLQPADNDHTFGHGKAESLAALAQSMFISGSALFLFLTSIQHFITPGSFRAPLVGIIVTLIALFSTLLLVYFQRRVVRKTHSQAIRADMLHYQSDVLMNGAILIALALSWYGFTFADALFAFGIGIYILICALRMGYEAVQALLDRALPEDEIRQIISIVSGWQGVRGAHDLRTRQSGPTKFIQLHLEMDDSLPLVTAHERADHLEQALKTHFPGADVIIHQDPCSSVAEEKRGRFIF from the coding sequence ATGGAAAATACTTATGCAAAGCTGGTAACTACTGCAGCCATTGCGGCCACTGTTCTGGCATCACTGTTGTTGATCATTAAAATTATCGCCTGGTGGTATACCGGTTCTGTAAGTGTGCTGGCAGCGTTGGTCGATTCTTTAGTGGATATCGGAGCATCGTTAACTAATTTGCTGGTAGTTCGCTATTCTCTGCAACCAGCGGATAATGATCATACTTTTGGGCACGGGAAAGCAGAATCACTGGCGGCTCTGGCACAGAGTATGTTTATCAGCGGCTCTGCACTATTTTTATTTCTGACCAGTATTCAGCATTTTATCACCCCGGGGAGTTTTCGGGCTCCACTGGTCGGTATCATCGTGACTCTGATTGCCCTGTTTTCAACCTTGTTACTGGTCTATTTCCAACGTCGGGTGGTCAGAAAAACGCACAGCCAGGCTATCCGTGCCGACATGTTGCATTACCAGTCTGATGTATTGATGAATGGTGCCATCCTGATTGCTTTGGCACTTAGCTGGTATGGTTTCACTTTTGCCGATGCCTTGTTTGCCTTTGGTATTGGTATCTATATTCTGATCTGTGCACTACGAATGGGCTATGAAGCGGTTCAGGCATTACTCGACAGGGCATTGCCGGAAGATGAGATTCGGCAGATAATTAGCATTGTTTCCGGATGGCAGGGAGTCCGTGGTGCTCACGATCTGCGTACCCGGCAGTCTGGTCCGACAAAGTTTATTCAGTTACACCTGGAAATGGATGACAGCCTGCCTTTAGTGACTGCCCATGAACGGGCAGACCATCTGGAACAGGCATTGAAAACCCACTTCCCCGGGGCTGATGTCATTATTCATCAGGACCCATGTTCCTCTGTAGCAGAAGAAAAGCGTGGACGTTTTATCTTTTAG
- the fimA gene encoding type 1 fimbrial major subunit FimA — MKLNKIILAMLTSASLLAAAGVQAEGEDDPTPPGNTVTTVQGGVVHFNGSLVNAACAVSTESADQTVNLGQYRTASFQSIGDTSATIPFKIVLNDCDTTVATTARVAFSGQTTDSDATLLSVNSGDNDTTATGVGIEILDEDSSVMTPDGSTFSKGHSLIDGTNTLNFAARYKATSATPTPGQANADAVFTMQYN; from the coding sequence ATGAAACTGAATAAAATTATTTTAGCCATGCTGACTTCAGCTTCTTTACTGGCTGCTGCAGGTGTACAGGCTGAAGGTGAAGATGATCCGACACCTCCGGGAAATACCGTAACAACAGTGCAGGGCGGCGTTGTGCATTTCAACGGAAGTCTGGTGAATGCTGCCTGTGCGGTCAGCACCGAATCGGCTGATCAGACAGTTAACCTGGGACAATACCGTACAGCATCTTTCCAGAGCATCGGTGATACCAGCGCAACTATTCCGTTCAAAATTGTACTGAATGATTGTGATACTACTGTGGCAACGACTGCTCGTGTTGCATTCTCAGGACAGACGACTGACAGCGATGCCACTTTACTGTCAGTTAACTCCGGCGACAACGATACCACTGCAACAGGTGTCGGTATCGAAATCCTGGATGAAGATTCATCTGTTATGACCCCGGATGGGTCTACTTTCAGTAAAGGCCACAGCTTAATTGATGGTACTAACACTCTGAACTTTGCTGCTCGTTATAAAGCAACTTCTGCTACACCGACCCCGGGTCAGGCAAACGCGGATGCAGTATTTACTATGCAGTACAACTAA